From Rhodococcus sp. B7740:
CGGAACGAATCGTCTCCTGAGTCACTTTGGAGTACAACACTTCCTCGCGGTCGGTGCCGGCGTTCCTGGTGAACGAGCCGGACACACCGTCGTGGCCACCGAGCGCACCGGCCGGGGGATCCGATCGGTTGTCGGCCTCGGAACCGAGGAACGTATCGGTCTCCATCAACCACTTACGCACACTGCCGATACCGCCGCGCCACTTGCCCGGCGCTGGAGCTTCGTCGCGCAATTCGTAGCGCAACGCGCGCATGGCGTGATTGAGTTCGAGTTCCTCGATCGGGTTGTTGCGGGTGTTGGCCATCAGGGCATCGACGGCATCCATCCCGTCCTTGCCGTTGCGGCCGCCGTACGATCCCTCGTTGATCTCGATGTAGACCCAATAGGATTCGCCGTCCGGCGCGATGCCGGAGTAGGCGATGGCGCACAGCGCGGCGGACGACCCCGCGATGGCGTGATCCGGAAGCACCGGGGCCAGAGCCAGATTGATCGAGTCGAACACTCGGTTGACCTGAGAGAACCGCGCAAAGCACGACGCGGGGAAGTCCGGATTGAAGATCGTTCCCTCGGGGCATAGGCCTTGACGGGCCGGAAGCACCCGTCGTTCTGGGGAACGAACTCCTCGGTCAGGTCCTCGTCGAGCAGAATCGTCCGAATGGCCGAGACGGCCACCGGCAGAACCGAACCCTCGAAGGGGACGTTGAATGCGGTCGGCACCTGGCTGTTCGAGCCGGTGAGGTCGATGAGAATGTCCTCGCCCTCGACCTGCACCCGCACGGCCACCTTCAACGGCTCGCCGCGGTTCTTGCCATCGTCGTCGAGGTATCCGATGGGGGCGGTGTAGCTGCCGTCCGGAATCTCGCGAATCTTGTTGCGCAGCATGGACTCGGAGTAGTCCATCCACCGCTCACCCGCACTCATGACGGTATCGAGGCCGTACTTCTCGAGCAGTTCGGTGAATCGCTTCTCGCCGATGCGCGAGCAGGCGATCAACGCTTCGAGGTCGCCGCGGTTCTGCTCGGGGGTCCGGACGTTGTCGAGGATGTGCTGAATGAGGTAGTCGTTGCGGACTCCGGCCTCGTAGATCTTCATCGAGTCCATCAGCTTGCCCTCGGCCCAGACGTCGACGACGTCCATGCACAGGCCGGGGAAGTTGCCGCCGACATCGGACACGTGCCCGGTGCATCCGGCGAAGCCGATGTGTTCGCCCTGCCAGAAGATAGGGATGATCACGCCGTAATCGGGGGAGTGCGCCGCTCCGTGGTACGGATGGTTGTGCAGCACCACGTCACCGGGCTTGTACGTTCCGGCCAGGCGACGGTTGACGCCCTTGATGTACGCCGGGATCGAACCGCAGTGCATCGGAGTCGAATCCGACTCGCACAACTCGCGTCCGTTGATGTCGAAGATGCCCGCGCCGAGGTCCTCGGACTCGCGGATGAGCGAGGAGTACGCCATCCGGTAGAGCACCTGGGCCATCTCCTTGGCCATCGACTGCAGTGCTCCGCCGATGACGCGCAGTGTGATGGGGTCGACCTCGACGTCGTTCCAGGTTCGAGTGGACTCGCCCGCCAGTGACACTCCGGTGGTGGGCATCAGCGCCTTGCTCATGCGGGGTTCCTCTCGATGATGATGTGGCCGACGGCGTCGACGGTGGCGTGCTGATTCATGCCGATGATGGTGGTGGAATCGAACTGCTCGACGATCGCAGGGCCGTGAATCTCGTTGTTCGCCAGCAACAGCGACCGCTCGAAGACCGGAGTCTCCACCCACTGGGGCGCGGACGTGTCGTCCTGCCAGAACAGCGCCTGCGTGGTCGCCTTGATCGCAGCCGAGGAGTCGGCGGTGCCCACCTCGATGTCGGCGATCTGGACGTGGGGGACCGCGCCGACGCCGGTGACGCGCACGTTGATCAGCTGAACGGGCTTGTCGTCGAACCGCTGCGAGTAGGTGCGTCCGTGCACGTCGTGGAATGCCTCGGCGACGGTCTTGACCCACACGTCGTCGATCTCACCGTCCGGTGCGGCGACGCGCAATTCGTAACCCTGACCGACGTAGCGGCAGTCGACGCTGCGTTCGAGCGAAATGTTCTCCGCCGCAACACCGTCCTTCTCGAGCTGCGCGACGGCGAGCGCCGACAGGCGCTCGATCTGCTCCTGCAGCAGTTCGATGTTCGGATCGGCGGACGACGTCCACACCGTCGTCGGCTCCTCGTAGCGGATGTCGGTGGTGAGCAGGCCCACGGCGGAGGTGATGCCGGGGTGACCGGGCACTATCACGCGAGGAATGCCGAGCTGGTCCGCGATCTGCCAGGCGAACAGCGGACCGGCCCCACCTTCGGCGATCAGTGAGAAATCGCGCGGGTCATAGCCTTTGCGCACCGAGTGCAGGCTGATGGCCTCGGTCATAGAATGGGCGAGGATCTTGAAGATGCCCATCGCGGCGTCGTCGAGCGGGGTGTCGAGCTTGTCGGCGATATGGGTCTGAATGGCTTCGCGCGCCAATTCCGGCTGTACTTCCATTGTTCCGGACAGGAAGCTCTTCTCGCGTAGCCATCCCATCATCACCATGGCGTCGGTGGATGTCGGTTCGGTGCCGCCGTGTCCGTAACAGGCCGGGCCGGGAATGGCTCCCGCACTGCGTGGTCCGACGCGGAACATGCCGCCGTCGTCGACCACGGCGATGGATCCGCCTCCGGCACCGATGGTGTCGACCTCGGCCATCGGCACCATCGCGTGGTAGTCACCGATTCGGGTGTCGAGGAGATGCTTCATGCGTAGCGCGCCGTCCGGTGCCACTCCGACGTCCGCGGAGGTTCCGCCGACGTCGAGGGTGATGACACTGGGGTATCCGGACGCCCTACCGATGGCGCAACCACCGAGCAGTCCGGCGACCACGCCACTGGTGAGCAGCGAGACCGGGATTTCGCTGGCGCTGCGCGACGTGACGAGTCCGCCGGCGGAGGTCATGAGGTGGACGTCCTCCCCGACCTGTGCCGCCTTCGCCTTGCCGGCCAGATTCTCGATGTACTTCGAGGTCTTCGGTCCGATGAAGGCGTTCAGTGCTGCGGTCGAAAAGCGTTCGTACTCGCGATATTGCGGCGCGACCTCGCTGGAGAGGGAGATGAAGACGCCGGGGAACTCCTCCTCGATGATGGCTCGGACGCGCTGCTCGTGCGTGGGGTTGCGGTACGCGTGCAGGAACGCGACGGCGATGGCCTGCACACCGCGCTCACGCAGCAGTCGAACCTGTTCGCGCACAGCATCGTCGTCGAGCGGGGTCAGGACATTGCCTGCGGCGTCGATGCGTTCCGGGACCACACGACGGTTGCGACGCGGAACCAGCTGCCATTTCTGCCACGGAAGATCCTGGTAGTTCGAGTAATTGAGGGGACGCTTCTTGCGCGCGATGTGCAGCAGGTCGCGGAAACCCTCGGTGGTGATCATGCCGACGTCGCAGCCGTTGTGCTCGAGCACGATGTTGGTGGCCACGGTGGTGCCGTGGAAGAACATGTCGATCTCGGACGGGTCGATCCCGGCCCGTTCGGCGAGGACTTTGATTCCGTCCATCGTGCCGATCGAGGGGTCGTGGTTGGTGGACGGGGTCTTGTGGACGACGACCGTGCCGTCGTCGTCCCACAGGACGAGGTCGGTGAACGTGCCGCCGACGTCGACTCCAATGCGTTTCATGCTGCGTCCGTTCTGTCGGTGCCCGAGTGGAGTGGGAAGGCGTGCTCCGCCTGTCCTACGAAGTCGTTGTGGTCACGTCTGAGGTGACATGAGTCATAGTGCTGATGATCGACCGGAAAAGCAATACCTCTGATGTATCGGGTCGGCTTTGTCTGAATATCCGGTCTGTTGCGCGTCGATACGGTCGGTTCCCTGCTAAAAAGCGGATGTATCGAGGGTTGAGATCTCTGTATCTCAGAGCATCGGCCAGGCTAAGCTCGAGCCGACCGGTACCCACTGGTCAGGAACAGTCGACCAACAGCAGGGGGAAGACGTGGCCCAATCGGCTCCGCTCAAGGCCACCGCCAAGAGCGTCCCCGCGTATGCGGTCCTCGCCGGCCATCTGCGCAGCCGCATTCTGTCCGGTGAGCTGCAACCAGGGGAACGACTCCCCGGCGAGGCCGAGCTCACTGCCGAATTCGGCGTCGGGCGCAGCACCATCCGTGAAGCCCTTCGCTCCCTGGCCAGCCAGAATCTGATCGAGACCACCAGGGGAGTGACCGGGGGAAGCTTCGTCGCTGTCCCCAGTGTCGGACACATCAGCGAGCACCTGGAAACCGGTGTGGCGCTGATGGCCGCCGCCGAGACCGTCACCGTCGATCAGCTCATGGAAGTGCGCAACCTCATGGAGGTGCCCGCAGCCGGCATCGCCGCGTTCCGCCGCACCGACGAGCATCTCGAGCAGCTCAACGCGACGATCTTCGACCCCAACGACGTGCAGGGACCCGAGACCTTCGCGAAGAACCAAGAATTCCACCTCGTCTTGCTTCGCGCAGCCCACAACCCGCTGCTCGAGCTCATCACCGCTCCCGTCTTCCGTGTCCTGTCCGGCCGATTCGGTCGCGATCACGCACCCGAGGGCTTCTGGCAGTGCGTCGACAGCGATCACCGGGGACTGCTCGACGTGGTCGAAGCCGGTGATTCGATGGCGGCCATGGACCTGATGCGTAAGCACCTCGGCCACCTCGGTGACTCGTACCGACAGATGGACCGACTCCGAAACCCATAAACATCTGCTCTTTATCGAGTCGATTCAGGTGATGTCTGCCGATTACCGGTTTCCGCGAACCCTTGACGCCGTAAACATCTGATGTTTATGGTCTAGGTAAGGCACTCGCCAAACCGACACGAGGAGACACGGTGGCAATCCATCCGGCCGTTCTGGGGCGCTTCTTCGACGACTACACCGTGGGGGACGTCTACCAGCACCCCTTCGGACGGACGATCTCGGAGACCGACAACACCTGGGTGACGCTGCTGTCGCTCAACACGAACCAGAACCACTTCAACGCGCATCTGGCATCACAGAACCCGATCACCGATGGGAAGGTCATCGTCAACTCGGGCCTGACCGTGTCTGTGGTACTGGGTCTTTCGGTGATCGACATGAGTCAGAACGCGATCTCGAACCTCGCCTTCACCGACATCAAGATGTCCCACCCGGTCTACGCCGGCGACACCCTGTACGCCGAGAGCATCTGCACGGGGCTGCGCAAGTCCAAGTCTCGGCCCTACGCCGGCATCGTCTCGATGATCACCCGAGGCCTCAATCAAGATGGTGCCGAGGTCATTTCGTGGAAGCGCTCGGTCATGGTCGCCACCCGCGACAGTGGCATCGGGCAGAACTACTTCCCCGAAGCACAGAACGGCCCGCTCGAACTCCCGGCGGACATCGAACTACAGGCGAAGGATTCAGACGCATGAGGCCACTGGAAGACGTCCGCATCATCTCCCTCGAGCAGTACGGTGCCGGCCCGTTCGGCAGCCTGCATCTGGCCGACCTCGGCGCGGATGTCATCAAGATCGAGGACCCCAGTGTGGGCGGCGACGTCGGCCGCTACGTCCCTCCGTACAACGAGGGCGAGGACTCGCTGTTCTTCGAGAGCTTCAATCGCAACAAACGATCTCTCTCGCTCGATCTTTCGACCCCGAGCGGGCGAGCGGTGTTCGAAGACCTCGTCCGCACCAGCGACGCTGTGTACTCCAACTTGCGCGGTGATGTGCCCGAGAAGATCGGCATCACCTACGACCAGCTCAAGCATCTCAACCCCGCGATCGTGTGCTGCAGCCTCACCGGCTTCGGCATGACCGGCCCGCGCGCGAAAGAGCCTGGCTACGACTACATCCTGCAAGGACTCGCCGGTTGGATGAGCGTCACCGGCGACCCCGACGGCCCGCCCACCAAATCCGGCCTGTCGCTGGTCGACTACTCCGGTGGTTTCGTCGCCGCCATTTCACTGCTATCGGGATTGCACGCTGCCCGACGCGACGGCATCGGTGGTGACTGCGACGTCTCGCTGTACGACACTGCGATGTCGCTGCTCACGTATCCCGCGACGTGGCATCTCAACGCCGGCTTCGAGCCAATCCGCACGAAGAATTCCGCTCACCCGTCCTTGGTGCCGTTCCAGGCCTTCGAGGCAACGGACGGATGGCTCATCGTCGGCTGCGCCAAAGAGAAGTTCTGGGACAGGCTCGTCGTGGCCATCGATCGCCCGGACCTCGGTGCCGATCCGCGGTTCACCAACTTCTCGTTGCGTGGCAAGAACCAGGACGTGCTCCTGCCGATCCTGGAAGAGGTGTTCGCCACGAACACCGTCGAGCACTGGCTCTCGAAGCTCGGCCCGGCCGGGGTGCCTACCGGGCCGATCAACGACGTCGAGCACGCACTGACCGAACCCCACACGCTCGCACGCAATCTCGTCGTCGAGACCGAGCATCCGGTGTACGACACGGTGCGTCAGGTCGCGTCCCCGGTGAACTTCGGTTCCGAGGCCAAGCAGTACCGCCGAGCGCCGCAGCGCAACGAGCATTTCGACGACATCGTGCGCGATCAGTTGGGCTACGACGACGAACGCGTCGCGAAACTGAAGGCGGAGGGAGCCTTCGGAACGGCGAAAGACGAGGTGCGGGCGTGAGCTCGACCGTCCTGGCGGAGTGGGCGTCGGCTGTCACCGTTGCCGACCTGTCCGAGGACGTCCGGCACGCCGCCGCGCGTCACCTGCTCGACGGCGTCGGCAATGCCATTGCAGCGCAACGGTTGGGCTACGGCCGGGCCGGTTGGACGGTGGCCGATGCTCTCGGCGGGCCGCCGGAAGCCCGTCCGCTCACCGGTGCACGCGGGTTGTCGGCACCGGCGGCAGCGTTCGCGACCGGAGTGATGGTGCACGCCCTGGACTTCGACGACACGCACGCGGGCGCTCTGGTCCATGCGACGGCCGTCTCTCTTCCCGCGGCCTTCGCCGTGGGGCAGCAGGTGTCGGCCTCGGGAGCCGACGTGCTGACTGCCGCCGCGCTGGGCCTGGAAACCGCCTGTCGTCTCGGTGAAGTCAGTCCACACGGATTTCATGCCCGGGGAGTGCACGCCACGGCAGCGGTGGGTCCGTTGACGGCCGCACTCGTTGCCGGTCACCTCTCGAAGTTCGACACCGAGACGTTAGTCAATGCCCTGGGGATCGCCGGGTCGTCGAGTTCGGGACTGCTCGAGTTCCTCGATACCGATGCCGACACCAAGGCTCTGCATCCGGGATCGGCGAGCATGAACGGTGTTCTGGCCGCGCGACTCGCCGCCGCCGGTGCAACCGGGCCCTCGTCGGTTCTGGAAGGTCGACGCGGAATCTACGCTGCGTTGACCGACCGGCCGACGAATTTCGCGGCACTGACCGAGGGGCTCGGCTCGCGATGGGAAGCGACTCGAATCGGCATCAAGCCGTACCCGAGTTGCCAGCTGATGCACGTCACACTCGATGCAGTGTCGAAGGCGCTCGGGGACAGTGCGGTTCAAGCAAGCGACGTGGCCGACATCGAGGTGTTCGTCCATCCCGATTCGAGCCCGTTCGTTTGTGGACCGAACACCGGCGTCGCCTCACCGCGTAGTACCTACGACGGCAAGTTCGACCTGCCGTGGAGTGTGGCGGCGTTGCTGCACGACGGAGCCATCACCGTCTCGACCTACACCGACGACTCCATCGCACGTGGCGACGTCCTCATCACCGCCCGCAAGGTGCGGGTGACTAACCTCGCGTCCGAGGTTCCCGCAGCCGCCGCGTCGGGCAGGGCGGTTCTCACGCTCACCGACGGACGAGTGCTCGACGCCTCCGTCGGCGGCAGTCAGGGATCCGCCGGTTTCCCGCTGAGCGACGACCGTCTGCTGGAGAAGTTTCTCGCCAACTGTGGCAACGACTCTCGTGCCACCGAGCTCTCCGACCGCATTGTCGGATTGGTCGACGAAACCGACTTGACCGCCATCCTCGACCTCGCCGCAGCCATCGCGCCGGCACCGTGACACTTCGATCGACGACACCCCAATCGACAGGACATCATCATGGACTTCACGTACGATGAGCAGCAGACGGCCTTCCGCAAAGCATTGCGCACCTTCGTCGACAAGGAAATCATCCCGGTCGCTAACGAGTGGGAGAAGACGGGCCGATACCCCACCGAGATCGTCGAGCACATGAAGGCCATGGGCCTGTTCGGCATCACGACACCGGAGGAGTACGGCGGCCTCGACCTCGACAAGGTCTCGTTCACTTTGGTGTACGAGGAGCTCGCCCGGGGATGGATGGGTGTCGCCGGAATTCTCGGCAGCCACAACCTCTCGTGCTGGATGATCGGCAAGCACGGTACCGACGAGCAGAAGAAGACACTGCTGCCCAAGCTTGCGACCGGTGAATGGCGTACGGGAGTCGGCCTGACCGAGCCCGGTGCCGGAACCGACCTGCAGGGCATCAAGACCA
This genomic window contains:
- a CDS encoding MmgE/PrpD family protein codes for the protein MSSTVLAEWASAVTVADLSEDVRHAAARHLLDGVGNAIAAQRLGYGRAGWTVADALGGPPEARPLTGARGLSAPAAAFATGVMVHALDFDDTHAGALVHATAVSLPAAFAVGQQVSASGADVLTAAALGLETACRLGEVSPHGFHARGVHATAAVGPLTAALVAGHLSKFDTETLVNALGIAGSSSSGLLEFLDTDADTKALHPGSASMNGVLAARLAAAGATGPSSVLEGRRGIYAALTDRPTNFAALTEGLGSRWEATRIGIKPYPSCQLMHVTLDAVSKALGDSAVQASDVADIEVFVHPDSSPFVCGPNTGVASPRSTYDGKFDLPWSVAALLHDGAITVSTYTDDSIARGDVLITARKVRVTNLASEVPAAAASGRAVLTLTDGRVLDASVGGSQGSAGFPLSDDRLLEKFLANCGNDSRATELSDRIVGLVDETDLTAILDLAAAIAPAP
- a CDS encoding CaiB/BaiF CoA transferase family protein, coding for MRPLEDVRIISLEQYGAGPFGSLHLADLGADVIKIEDPSVGGDVGRYVPPYNEGEDSLFFESFNRNKRSLSLDLSTPSGRAVFEDLVRTSDAVYSNLRGDVPEKIGITYDQLKHLNPAIVCCSLTGFGMTGPRAKEPGYDYILQGLAGWMSVTGDPDGPPTKSGLSLVDYSGGFVAAISLLSGLHAARRDGIGGDCDVSLYDTAMSLLTYPATWHLNAGFEPIRTKNSAHPSLVPFQAFEATDGWLIVGCAKEKFWDRLVVAIDRPDLGADPRFTNFSLRGKNQDVLLPILEEVFATNTVEHWLSKLGPAGVPTGPINDVEHALTEPHTLARNLVVETEHPVYDTVRQVASPVNFGSEAKQYRRAPQRNEHFDDIVRDQLGYDDERVAKLKAEGAFGTAKDEVRA
- a CDS encoding MaoC family dehydratase, translating into MAIHPAVLGRFFDDYTVGDVYQHPFGRTISETDNTWVTLLSLNTNQNHFNAHLASQNPITDGKVIVNSGLTVSVVLGLSVIDMSQNAISNLAFTDIKMSHPVYAGDTLYAESICTGLRKSKSRPYAGIVSMITRGLNQDGAEVISWKRSVMVATRDSGIGQNYFPEAQNGPLELPADIELQAKDSDA
- a CDS encoding FadR/GntR family transcriptional regulator, translating into MAQSAPLKATAKSVPAYAVLAGHLRSRILSGELQPGERLPGEAELTAEFGVGRSTIREALRSLASQNLIETTRGVTGGSFVAVPSVGHISEHLETGVALMAAAETVTVDQLMEVRNLMEVPAAGIAAFRRTDEHLEQLNATIFDPNDVQGPETFAKNQEFHLVLLRAAHNPLLELITAPVFRVLSGRFGRDHAPEGFWQCVDSDHRGLLDVVEAGDSMAAMDLMRKHLGHLGDSYRQMDRLRNP
- a CDS encoding hydantoinase/oxoprolinase family protein, whose protein sequence is MKRIGVDVGGTFTDLVLWDDDGTVVVHKTPSTNHDPSIGTMDGIKVLAERAGIDPSEIDMFFHGTTVATNIVLEHNGCDVGMITTEGFRDLLHIARKKRPLNYSNYQDLPWQKWQLVPRRNRRVVPERIDAAGNVLTPLDDDAVREQVRLLRERGVQAIAVAFLHAYRNPTHEQRVRAIIEEEFPGVFISLSSEVAPQYREYERFSTAALNAFIGPKTSKYIENLAGKAKAAQVGEDVHLMTSAGGLVTSRSASEIPVSLLTSGVVAGLLGGCAIGRASGYPSVITLDVGGTSADVGVAPDGALRMKHLLDTRIGDYHAMVPMAEVDTIGAGGGSIAVVDDGGMFRVGPRSAGAIPGPACYGHGGTEPTSTDAMVMMGWLREKSFLSGTMEVQPELAREAIQTHIADKLDTPLDDAAMGIFKILAHSMTEAISLHSVRKGYDPRDFSLIAEGGAGPLFAWQIADQLGIPRVIVPGHPGITSAVGLLTTDIRYEEPTTVWTSSADPNIELLQEQIERLSALAVAQLEKDGVAAENISLERSVDCRYVGQGYELRVAAPDGEIDDVWVKTVAEAFHDVHGRTYSQRFDDKPVQLINVRVTGVGAVPHVQIADIEVGTADSSAAIKATTQALFWQDDTSAPQWVETPVFERSLLLANNEIHGPAIVEQFDSTTIIGMNQHATVDAVGHIIIERNPA